From Scleropages formosus chromosome 1, fSclFor1.1, whole genome shotgun sequence, a single genomic window includes:
- the kidins220b gene encoding kinase D-interacting substrate of 220 kDa B isoform X5 — MVDTTTSMKMTTLAIQNLFSYVEEENLSAVKVHLDKFKEVDGRSDNGQTPLMLAAEQGSLEIVQELIRRGANVNLDDVDCWTALISASKEGHVEVVKEFLENGAYIEHREMGGWTALMWAAYKGRVEVTKVLLENGANPNTTGQYSVYPIIWAAGRGHAQIVHLLLRHGAKVNCSDKYGTTPLIWAARKGHYDCVMHLLENGADVDQEGANSMTALIVAVKGGYTEVVKELLKRNPNVNMTDKDGNTALMIAAKEGYTEIVQDLLDAGTYVNIPDRSGDTVLIGAVRGGHVEIVRALLQKYADIDIRGQDNKTALYWAVEKGNATMVRDILQCNPDTEICTKDCETPLIKATKMRNIDIVELLLDKGAKVSAVDKKGDTPLHIAIRGRSRRLAELLLRNPKDGRLLYRPNKAGETPYNIDCSHQKSILTQIFGARHLSPTESDGDMLGYDLYSSALADILSEPTMQPPICVGLYAQWGSGKSFLLKKLEDEMKTFAGQQVEPLFQFSWLVVFLSLLLCGTVALVLGFTVDPRLAIAVSLSLLALLYLFFVVVYFGGRREGDSWNWAWVLSTRLARHIGYLELLLKLMFVNPPELPEQTTRALPVRFLFTDYNRLSSVGGETSMAEMIATLSDACEREFGFLATRLFRVFKTEDTQGKKKWKKTCCVPSFIIFAFILACLITGMALLAVFKVDGRNRTVNAVLVAMASVVGLALVLNCRTWWQVLDSVLNSQRKRLHGAANRMHKLKSEGFMKVLKCEVELMAKMAKTIDGFTQNQTRLVVIIDGLDSCEQDKVLQMLDTVRVLFSKGPFIAIFASDPHIIIKAINQNLNSVLRDSNINGHDYMRNIVHLPVFLNSRGLSSARKMCAPASTAAPAPPNGEATNTEGWHEDLDRKLSQHSLGELTKFGSKTTLNRRDTYRRRQMQRTVTRQMSFDLSKLLVTEDWFSDISPQTMRRLLNIVSVTGRLLRANQITFNWDRLASWINLTEQWPYRTSWLILFLEETDSVPDQATLKTIYERISKNIPTTKDVEPLLEIDGDVRSFEVFLSSRTPVLTARDIKTFLPCTVNLDPKLREIIADVRAAREQMNIGGVTYPTLPLQDAPARAPSVYSQHSSACSPTASFNGPYNSVGVVSPQPPSSYFSGMTGPQHPFYNRGPASVVSGAPVVLLSSMNTDAVCERVKQIEGIDQSMLGQYTTTIKKANVNGRVLSQCNLDELKKEMSMNFGDWQLFRGMVMELRHTENQVLHEGAPSEPGSSAVGHGEMPRRTGGVAHDSSVNPDTSPMYNFNLSFEELSTVGLDEPQKQSNSHWVATSHRTPSMSSLNSQESSNDISKLTDKQQAEYRNAYQEYIAQMAQLEGTGGGTEKSMQPHPGQFMHPIDDKGKEAGEQDGRKPFTKRAGNKTPDAVDYTPSAADATPLDPITEEDEKPEHGSSKTLLGRKMSSERVGIFQGADLKLKAAGGPRYQKLTSDDEESEESDNTPLLGDGKKPDAKTAPDGTRPVVKGKEYLSDAMLDKKDSSDSGVRSSESSPNHSLQDEEADLSQLERSSLIELDEESAARKRGLPHSLSGLQDPTIARMSICSEDQCSLLASSPEESWPSSKAYNLNRTPSNTTLNNNTNNAQLGNRQQPSEGTPANVIVAPSSSTTATTAPVDNVRVVHFKRGLNPGDPPEIRTVSSETVTFGEERESIL; from the exons ATGGTGGACACCACCACCTCCATGAAGATGACCACACTGGCCATCCAGAACCTGTTCAGCTATGTAGAGGAAGAAAACCTGTCTGCCGTCAAGGTGCATTTGGATAAGTTCAAAGAGGTGGATGGCAGGAGTGAT AATGGACAGACTCCTCTGATGCTGGCTGCTGAACAGGGTAGCCTTGAAATTGTGCAGGAGCTCATCAGGCGGGGAGCAAATGTCAACTTGGACGACGTG GATTGCTGGACAGCTCTGATCTCAGCATCCAAAGAGGGGCATGTGGAGGTGGTGAAAGAGTTCCTGGAGAATGGTGCTTATATAGAGCACAGGGAGATG GGAGGGTGGACTGCGCTCATGTGGGCTGCGTACAAGGGGCGTGTGGAGGTAACTAAAGTCCTGCTTGAGAATGGGGCCAACCCCAACACCACTGGACAG TACAGCGTGTATCCAATCATCTGGGCAGCTGGACGAGGACACGCACAGATTGTTCACCTCCTGCTACGCCACGGGGCCAAAGTCAACTGCTCTGACAAG TATGGAACCACTCCATTGATCTGGGCGGCCAGGAAGGGTCACTATGACTGTGTGATGCACTTGCTGGAAAACGGTGCTGATGTTGACCAGGAGGGAGCG AACTCGATGACGGCACTAATTGTGGCTGTGAAGGGTGGCTACACAGAGGTGGTGAAGGAACTGCTGAAGAGGAATCCCAATGTGAACATGACAGACAAAGATGGCAACACTGCCTTGATGATCGCTGCCAAGGAGGGCTACACGGAAATTGTGCAGGATCTGCTTGATGCTGGCACCTACGTCAACATTCCGGACAGG AGTGGAGATACTGTTCTCATTGGAGCAGTGAGAGGAGGTCACGTGGAGATCGTCAGGGCGTTGCTGCAAAAATACGCTGACATTGACATCAGGGGGCAG GATAACAAGACTGCCTTGTATTGGGCTGTGGAGAAGGGAAATGCCACCATGGTGAGGGACATCCTGCAGTGCAACCCCGACACAGAGATCTGCACTAAG GATTGCGAAACGCCACTGATCAAGGCAAccaagatgaggaacattgaTATCGTGGAGTTACTTCTGGACAAGGGGGCCAAGGTGTCTGCGGTAGACAAG aaaggggacacaccccttCACATTGCCATTCGAGGGAGAAGTCGTAGGCTGGCTGAGCTCCTACTCCGCAACCCTAAGGATGGACGCCTGCTGTACCGACCCAACAAAGCAGGAGAGACGCCCTACAACATTGATTGCAGCCACCAGAAGAGTATTCTCACGCAGATCTTTGGTGCCC GCCACCTGTCCCCCACGGAGTCCGACGGGGACATGTTGGGCTACGATCTGTACAGCAGCGCCCTGGCAGACATCCTCAGTGAACCCACCATGCAGCCCCCCATCTGTGTGGGCCTGTATGCCCAGTGGGGCAGCGGCAAGTCCTTCCTGCTAAAGAAACTGGAAG ACGAGATGAAGACTTTTGccggccagcaggtggagccactcttccagTTCTCCTGGCTGGTGGTCTTCCTGTCACTGCTGCTTTGTGGAACTGTAGCCCTGGTGCTGGGCTTCACTGTGGACCCCCGGCTGGCAATCGCTGTATCCCTCAGCTTACTTGCCCTGCTCTACCTCTTCTTTG TGGTGGTGTACTTTGGGGGGCGCAGAGAAGGTGACAGCTGGAACTGGGCATGGGTCCTCAGTACCCGCTTGGCACGCCACATTGGTtacctggagctgctgctcaaGTTGATGTTTGTGAACCCTCCTGAGCTCCCGGAACAGACCACTCGTGCCCTGCCTGTCAG GTTCCTGTTCACGGACTATAACCGGCTGTCCAGCGTGGGTGGGGAAACCTCCATGGCGGAAATGATAGCCACTCTGTCAGATGCCTGTGAGCGTGAATTTGGCTTTCTGGCCACAAGGCTCTTCCGGGTCTTCAAGACAGAGGACACGCAAG GGAAGAAGAAGTGGAAGAAGACGTGCTGTGTGCCATCTTTcatcatttttgctttcatcCTGGCCTGTCTCATCACGGGAATGGCGCTGCTGGCCGTCTTCAAGGTGGACGGCCGCAACAGGACCGTGAACGCGGTGCTGGTGGCCATGGCCAGCGTGGTGGGCCTGGCGCTGGTGCTCAACTGCCGCACGTGGTGGCAGGTGCTTGACTCTGTGCTTAACTCGCAGCGGAAACGGCTCCACGGCGCCGCCAACAGGATGCACAAACTCAAGAGTGAGGGCTTCATGAAG GTACTGAAGTGTGAGGTGGAACTGATGGCCAAAATGGCAAAGACCATTGATGGATTCACACAGAACCAGACGCGCCTAGTGGTCATCATTGATGGTCTGGACTCCTGCGAGCAGGATAAGGTGCTCCAGATGCTGGATACG GTAAGGGTGCTGTTCTCCAAGGGCCCCTTCATTGCTATCTTTGCCAGCGAcccacacatcatcatcaaagCCATCAACcagaacctgaacagtgtgCTGCGTGACTCCAACATCAATGGACATGACTACATGCGCAACATCGTCCACCTGCCTGTATTCCTGAACAGTCGGGGCCTTAGCAGTGCTCGTAAGATGTGTGCACCTGCATCTACAGCTGCTCCTGCGCCTCCTAATGGGGAGGCCACTAACACTGAAG GTTGGCATGAAGACCTAGACAGGAAACTTTCTCAGCACAGCCTTGGGGAACTAACCAAATTTGGCAGCAAGACCACACTCAATAGGAGG GATACGTACCGGCGTAGGCAGATGCAGCGTACTGTGACACGCCAGATGTCTTTTGACCTGTCGAAACTGCTGGTGACTGAGGACTGGTTCAGTGACATCAGCCCCCAGACAATGAGGAGACTGCTCAACATTGTGTCTGTCACAG GACGACTGCTCAGAGCAAATCAGATCACCTTCAACTGGGATCGCCTGGCATCCTGGATCAACTTGACAGAGCAGTGGCCCTACAGGACATCCTGGCTCATCCTGTTCTTGGAGGAGACAGACAGTGTCCCTGACCAGGCAACACTTAAGACCATCTATGAGAG GATTTCAAAGAACATCCCAACAACCAAAGATGTGGAACCACTGCTAGAGATTGATGGGGATGTGCGAAGCTTTGAGGTCTTCCTGTCCTCTCGGACCCCTGTCCTCACAGCAAGGGACATCAAGACCTTCCTGCCCTGCACAGTAAACCTTGATCCCAAACTCAGGGAGATCATCGCAG ATGTGCGTGCTGCCAGGGAGCAGATGAATATTGGTGGTGTGACCTATCCCACATTGCCCCTGCAGGATGCCCCTGCCCGAGCCCCTTCTGTCTACAGCCAGCATTCCTCAGCTTGCTCACCCACCGCTTCCTTCAATGGCCCTTACAACTCTGTTGGAGTGGTGTCCCCTCAGCCTCCAAGCAGTTACTTCAGTGGCATGACTGGGCCTCAGCATCCCTTCTACAACAGG GGTCCTGCCTCAGTCGTGTCTGGAGCCCCAGTGGTTCTACTGAGCTCCATGAACACAGATGCAGTGTGTGAGCGGGTGAAGCAGATTGAAGGCATCGACCAGAGCATGCTGGGGCAATACACGACCACCATCAAGAAG GCTAACGTAAATGGCCGTGTCCTGTCCCAGTGCAACTTGGATGAGCTGAAAAAGGAAATGAGCATGAATTTTGGGGACTGGCAGCTGTTCCGTGGGATG GTGATGGAACTGCGTCACACTGAGAACCAGGTGCTACACGAGGGGGCTCCCAGTGAGCCAGGAAGCAGTGCGGTGGGCCATGGTGAAATGCCTCGGCGTACCGGAGGGGTGGCCCATGACAGTTCGGTCAACCCAGATACGTCCCCCATGTACAACTTCAACCTGAGCTTTGAGGAACTGAGCACCGTTGGCCTGGATGAGCCACAGAAGCAGAGTAACTCCCACTGGGTT GCCACCTCTCACAGGACCCCCAGCATGTCCAGCCTGAATTCACAAGAATCTTCCAACGACATCTCCAAACTGACTGACAAGCAGCAGGCAGAATACCGTAATGCATATCAGGAGTACATTGCCCAGATGGCCCAGCTTGAAGgtacaggaggtgggactgagAAGTCCATGCAGCCCCATCCTGGGCAGTTTATGCATCCCATAGATGATAAAGGAAAAGAGGCTGGCGAGCAGGACGGCCGCAAGCCTTTCACCAAGAGAGCGGGCAACAAAACGCCTGATGCTGTCGACTACACCCCCTCTGCTGCTGACGCTACACCGCTGGACCCAATCACTGAGGAGGATGAGAAGCCCGAACACGGCAGCTCCAAAACGCTACTGGGTCGCAAGATGTCAAGTGAAAGGGTCGGAATCTTCCAGGGTGCTGACCTAAAACTGAAGGCAGCTGGAGGGCCCCGGTACCAGAAGTTGACCAGTGACGACGAAGAATCTGAGGAGTCAGACAACACCCCGTTGCTTGGGGATGGAAAGAAGCCAGATGCCAAGACTGCCCCAGATGGTACACGTCCAGTGGTGAAGGGCAAGGAGTACCTGTCGGATGCTATGCTGGACAAGAAGGACTCCTCTGACTCCGGTGTGAGGTCCAGCGAGAGCTCCCCCAACCACTCTCTGCAAGATGAGGAGGCAGACCTGTCGCAACTGGAAAGAAGCAGCCTAATCGAGCTGGATGAGGAGAGCGCAGCCCGCAAGAGAGGACTGCCTCACAGTCTGAGCGGCCTGCAGGACCCCACCATAGCACGCATGTCCATCTGCTCTGAGGACCAATGCAGCCTTCTTGCTAGCAGCCCTGAGGAGAGCTGGCCTTCCTCCAAGGCCTACAACCTGAACCGTACACCCAGCAACACCACTCTCAATAACAATACCAACAACGCACAGCTGGGCAATCGCCAACAGCCAAGCGAAGGCACCCCGGCCAATGTCATCGTCGCCCCCAGCTCCAGCACCACCGCGACCACTGCACCCGTCGACAATGTACGTGTGGTGCACTTCAAGAGAGGGCTGAACCCTGGAGACCCCCCAGAGATCCGTACAGTCTCCTCGGAGACTGTTACGTTTGGTGAGGAGAGGGAGAGCATCCTCTGA